Proteins encoded in a region of the Streptomyces akebiae genome:
- a CDS encoding AzlD domain-containing protein, translated as MLALAVGTYALRLTGPALHGRVEIPVRVRELLAGAAVVLLVALLATGALTAGGGSAGWARPVGVLVGGVLAWRRAPFAVVVLGAAATTAGLRAMGVG; from the coding sequence ATGCTCGCGCTCGCCGTGGGGACGTACGCCCTGCGGCTCACCGGGCCCGCGCTGCACGGGCGGGTGGAGATCCCCGTACGGGTGCGGGAGTTGCTGGCCGGGGCCGCCGTGGTGCTGCTGGTGGCGCTGCTGGCCACGGGTGCCCTGACCGCGGGCGGCGGTTCCGCCGGGTGGGCACGGCCCGTCGGCGTGCTGGTGGGCGGGGTGCTGGCGTGGCGGAGGGCCCCGTTCGCGGTCGTAGTCCTGGGGGCGGCGGCGACCACGGCGGGATTGCGGGCGATGGGCGTCGGGTAG